One part of the Prosthecobacter vanneervenii genome encodes these proteins:
- a CDS encoding ABC transporter substrate-binding protein, which translates to MVHTLRRLLLGIFLIMAAASVLLLSDLGSRVKSTTAPKPGRTMRVALLQHASQAILDQGREGMIKGLKDQGWEQGKNLELKLYNAEGDNAVSQTIAKEMAGGGYDLLMTISTVSLQAVANANKAGGTPHVFALVSDPSVAGVGVSKTNPLEHPAHLAGFGTMQPISQAFKAAREMNPALKKVGVVWNAAEANSEAQVKLARVVCKDLGIELIESTVDNSSGVAEAASALVARGAEALWMGGDVTVMTAAESLIATARKGGVPAFTVIPPNVKKGALFDLGADYLEVGRLAGSLAGEVLNGRKPGSVPIVNVMPEMLAVNAQATQGLKGSWKIPEEMVKRAKIAIDANGVEHVAAAAEVPNPKGKKWKIAIVNYIESGPSEDTSAGMKAAWKRSKLVEGKDYTVSYRCAQGDIASLSGIFDAVLTENADIIVPLSTPSLQTAVQKVKQTPVVFSLIANPIVAGAGKSYTDHLPNITGVSVLAPVEEAMAMILKNFPQYKRLGTLFCPAEANSVDLKESFEKLCKDHGLTLECVAVNTSSDLADAALSLVSRPIDAVVQISDNLSSTGFNAITKAARQTQKPLISLNSTTVPLGAAIAMGRDYYNTGEVTVEMIERVIRGEDVAKMPFILPPRVFFSTSPANAAAVGMTLPLELLKQADKVNQ; encoded by the coding sequence ATGGTTCACACTCTCCGTCGCCTCCTGCTGGGCATCTTTTTGATCATGGCCGCTGCCAGCGTGCTGCTGCTGTCCGACCTCGGGTCGCGCGTGAAAAGCACGACGGCACCCAAGCCGGGTCGGACCATGCGCGTGGCGCTGCTTCAGCATGCCTCCCAGGCGATCCTGGACCAAGGGCGTGAAGGCATGATCAAGGGGCTGAAGGATCAAGGCTGGGAGCAGGGCAAAAACCTGGAGCTCAAGCTATACAACGCCGAGGGCGACAATGCGGTGTCACAGACCATCGCCAAAGAGATGGCCGGTGGCGGCTATGATCTTCTGATGACGATCAGCACGGTGTCTCTGCAGGCGGTGGCAAACGCCAACAAGGCGGGTGGCACGCCGCATGTGTTTGCGCTGGTGTCAGACCCCTCGGTGGCAGGCGTGGGCGTGAGCAAGACCAACCCGCTGGAGCATCCGGCGCATCTCGCAGGCTTTGGCACGATGCAGCCGATCTCACAGGCGTTCAAAGCCGCACGCGAGATGAACCCCGCCTTGAAAAAAGTGGGCGTCGTGTGGAATGCAGCAGAGGCCAACTCCGAGGCGCAGGTGAAGCTGGCGCGTGTGGTTTGCAAAGATCTGGGCATCGAGCTGATAGAATCCACGGTGGACAATTCCTCCGGCGTCGCCGAGGCGGCGTCGGCTCTGGTGGCACGCGGTGCGGAGGCCCTGTGGATGGGTGGTGATGTGACAGTGATGACTGCCGCCGAAAGCCTGATCGCCACCGCCAGAAAAGGCGGCGTGCCTGCCTTCACCGTCATTCCCCCAAATGTGAAAAAGGGCGCGCTGTTTGATCTGGGTGCAGACTACCTCGAAGTGGGCCGTCTGGCAGGCAGCCTCGCGGGCGAAGTGCTCAATGGCCGCAAGCCGGGCAGCGTGCCCATCGTCAATGTGATGCCTGAGATGCTGGCGGTGAATGCACAGGCGACCCAGGGATTGAAAGGATCATGGAAGATCCCGGAAGAGATGGTGAAGCGCGCGAAGATCGCCATTGATGCAAACGGCGTGGAGCATGTGGCCGCAGCCGCTGAGGTGCCAAACCCCAAAGGGAAAAAGTGGAAAATCGCCATCGTGAACTACATCGAGTCCGGCCCCTCCGAAGACACCTCTGCCGGCATGAAGGCTGCATGGAAGCGCAGCAAGCTGGTGGAGGGCAAGGACTACACCGTCAGCTATCGCTGCGCGCAGGGGGACATCGCCTCCCTGAGCGGCATCTTTGACGCGGTGCTGACGGAGAATGCCGACATCATCGTACCGCTCTCCACACCCTCCCTGCAAACAGCCGTGCAAAAGGTAAAGCAGACGCCCGTGGTGTTCTCGCTGATCGCCAATCCCATCGTCGCAGGCGCAGGAAAAAGCTACACGGACCATCTGCCCAACATCACCGGCGTATCCGTACTGGCTCCGGTGGAGGAGGCGATGGCGATGATCCTGAAAAACTTCCCACAGTACAAAAGACTCGGCACGCTGTTCTGCCCGGCGGAGGCAAACTCCGTCGATCTGAAAGAATCCTTTGAAAAGCTCTGCAAAGACCACGGCCTCACCCTCGAATGCGTGGCGGTGAACACTTCCAGCGACTTGGCCGATGCGGCTCTCTCTCTTGTGTCACGGCCCATTGATGCGGTGGTGCAGATCTCCGACAACCTGAGCAGCACCGGATTCAATGCGATCACCAAGGCGGCGCGTCAGACGCAGAAGCCGCTCATCAGCCTGAACAGCACCACCGTCCCGCTGGGCGCGGCGATTGCCATGGGCCGCGACTACTACAATACAGGCGAAGTCACGGTGGAGATGATCGAGCGTGTGATCCGTGGCGAGGATGTGGCAAAGATGCCCTTCATCCTGCCGCCGCGTGTGTTTTTCAGCACCAGCCCAGCCAATGCCGCCGCCGTGGGCATGACCCTGCCGCTGGAACTGCTCAAGCAGGCGGACAAAGTGAACCAGTGA
- a CDS encoding TolB-like translocation protein, which yields MPTLRIAITFLLTCFLAYGEDADPVAAWSKDVVIKPVSVVEGRHTTHSYYLTNPESPDGRHVLLFTSTDPKGQVGEVRMIERATGKETVLADNIHTEDAHRVACQQWLSGGKRVAYHEVIDKKWRVVVVDVATLARTIVAEDHQVGFGRPEGDLLPMYGCHWNPGPYRDLEVWDAATGKTTTYAKISEVESKYGDWLQKEFAGKPCSVFFPVLSPDLKKAFFKVAAGNGGDNYMSSGASHRQGTVVYDTEKSACVWQRNQWGHPAWTPDSKHIFEVGNISFDISDNPARYTRLKDVPNLSGTHPSVSPDGTLMVTDGMSRNAGGKGDEWGVMVADMCGGKWVLLHSFAQNGGAKSWRRNHPHPIFSADSRRIYYNVSDGPFTRLMVAERPQ from the coding sequence ATGCCAACCCTCCGCATTGCCATCACCTTTTTGCTGACCTGCTTTCTTGCCTATGGAGAAGATGCCGACCCCGTCGCCGCGTGGTCCAAGGATGTTGTCATCAAGCCGGTGTCCGTCGTGGAGGGCCGGCACACTACGCACAGCTACTATCTCACCAATCCTGAAAGCCCGGACGGCAGGCACGTGCTGCTTTTCACCTCCACCGATCCCAAAGGCCAGGTGGGGGAGGTCCGCATGATCGAGCGTGCCACGGGCAAGGAGACGGTGCTGGCTGACAACATCCACACCGAGGACGCCCACCGTGTGGCCTGCCAGCAGTGGCTGTCTGGCGGGAAGCGTGTGGCTTATCATGAAGTCATCGACAAAAAATGGCGCGTCGTCGTGGTCGATGTGGCCACGCTGGCCAGGACGATCGTCGCCGAAGATCATCAGGTCGGCTTCGGCAGGCCGGAGGGCGATCTGCTGCCCATGTATGGCTGCCATTGGAATCCGGGGCCATATCGCGACCTCGAAGTCTGGGACGCCGCCACCGGCAAGACCACCACCTATGCCAAGATCAGCGAGGTCGAGTCCAAATACGGCGACTGGCTGCAGAAGGAGTTCGCAGGCAAGCCCTGCTCTGTTTTCTTTCCCGTGCTCAGTCCCGATTTGAAGAAGGCCTTTTTTAAAGTCGCTGCCGGCAATGGTGGAGACAACTACATGTCCAGCGGCGCCAGCCATCGCCAGGGCACGGTGGTCTATGACACTGAAAAAAGCGCGTGCGTCTGGCAGCGCAATCAATGGGGTCATCCAGCCTGGACGCCTGATTCAAAGCACATCTTTGAGGTGGGAAACATCAGCTTCGACATCTCTGACAATCCAGCGCGATACACCCGTCTCAAGGATGTGCCGAACCTTAGCGGCACGCATCCTTCCGTGAGTCCAGACGGCACGCTCATGGTCACCGATGGCATGAGCCGCAATGCTGGCGGCAAAGGCGACGAATGGGGCGTCATGGTCGCCGACATGTGCGGCGGCAAATGGGTCTTGCTGCACAGCTTTGCCCAGAATGGCGGGGCCAAATCCTGGCGGCGCAATCACCCGCATCCCATCTTCAGCGCCGACAGCCGCCGCATTTACTACAATGTGAGCGACGGCCCCTTCACACGGCTGATGGTGGCTGAGCGTCCGCAATGA
- a CDS encoding sialidase family protein, with translation MNTTIAAFEGGMKLFFTAACLFTFPFASLAAEEAEPVGLRRVVAVENVCAWPNLTLMPDGSLIAILFNQPGHGTLQGDVDCYASSDGLKWEKRSTVTQHEPDTIRMNHAAGLAKNGDLLVLCSGWTNLKQPNRPKQIPFRDAVLRSWIMRSKDAGRTWSKSDSFPATESDEWTEHIPFGDIWIAQDGILRTSCYQGQIADPTKSFKTKSWRSWCFRSDDDGLTWKPQSIIGPTHNETDIFPLGGKSWLAAARTTQMELFRSDDDGATWGQPLKVTERNEINGHLTRLADKRLLLSYGVRIEGRHGVCAKFSSDDGKTWSAPVRLARSEVSDCGYPSSIQLANGKIITAYYSKSAPECDHYHMGVVVWEAPVP, from the coding sequence ATGAACACCACAATTGCGGCGTTTGAGGGAGGCATGAAACTTTTCTTCACCGCAGCATGCCTTTTCACGTTCCCATTCGCTTCTCTCGCTGCTGAGGAGGCGGAGCCTGTGGGGCTGCGGCGCGTGGTGGCCGTGGAAAATGTCTGCGCCTGGCCAAACCTCACGCTGATGCCGGATGGCAGCCTCATCGCCATCCTTTTCAATCAGCCCGGTCATGGAACCCTGCAGGGAGATGTGGACTGCTATGCCAGCAGCGATGGCCTCAAGTGGGAAAAGCGCAGCACCGTCACCCAGCATGAACCGGACACCATCCGCATGAACCATGCGGCAGGACTGGCGAAGAATGGCGACCTCCTCGTGCTCTGCTCTGGATGGACCAATCTGAAGCAGCCCAACAGGCCCAAGCAAATCCCGTTCCGCGATGCCGTGCTGCGCAGCTGGATCATGCGATCCAAGGACGCCGGACGCACCTGGAGCAAGAGCGATTCTTTTCCTGCGACCGAGTCAGATGAGTGGACCGAGCACATCCCCTTTGGCGACATCTGGATCGCTCAGGATGGCATTCTGCGCACCTCCTGCTATCAGGGCCAGATCGCCGATCCGACCAAGTCTTTCAAAACTAAATCCTGGCGCTCCTGGTGTTTCCGCAGCGATGATGACGGCCTCACCTGGAAGCCCCAGTCCATCATTGGCCCCACTCATAATGAGACGGACATCTTTCCTCTCGGCGGCAAAAGCTGGCTCGCCGCCGCCCGCACCACGCAGATGGAGCTCTTCCGCAGCGATGACGATGGCGCCACCTGGGGCCAGCCGCTTAAAGTCACCGAACGCAACGAGATCAACGGCCACCTCACCCGTCTCGCTGACAAACGCCTCCTCCTCAGCTACGGGGTCCGCATCGAAGGACGCCACGGCGTCTGCGCCAAGTTCAGCAGTGATGACGGCAAAACCTGGAGCGCCCCCGTCCGCCTCGCCCGCAGCGAGGTGAGTGACTGCGGCTATCCTTCCAGCATTCAGCTTGCGAATGGAAAGATCATCACGGCTTACTATTCCAAGTCCGCGCCCGAGTGCGATCACTATCACATGGGTGTGGTAGTCTGGGAGGCACCAGTGCCATGA
- a CDS encoding sulfatase family protein, with amino-acid sequence MKTLCLLLLFSLSAFAAKPNVIVIFVDNFGSGDLGCYGSKLHRTPHVDRLAAEGTKFTSFYVASGVCTPSRAALMTGCYPRRVGMHVSDTGGAVLQPLAHKGLNPDEVTIAEILKSADYATMCIGKWHLGDQPAFLPTKQGFDDFFGIPYSDDMTKDRKPDVWPDLPLMRGEKVIEAPADRDHLVKRCTEEAVRFIEQHAASPFFLYLPHTMPGSTGHPFSSEGFRGKSANGDYGDSVEELDWSTGQIIAALERLKIADNTLVIWTSDNGAVRRNPPQGSNAPYRGAGYDTSEGAMRMPCVMRWPGKIAAGAVNDALCSTMDLLPTLASIVGSSLPPHKIDGHNISAILFDAAKTTSPWDADGFFYYHMDQLQAVRAGEWKLYLPLDGKFKNLSRKPETSPLALYDVRHDVSEQNEVSTQHPDVVQRLTQLAEKARADIGDIHRRGSGQREAGMVEKAAPLLP; translated from the coding sequence ATGAAAACACTGTGCCTTCTACTGCTGTTCTCCCTCAGCGCCTTTGCCGCGAAGCCGAATGTCATTGTCATCTTTGTAGACAACTTTGGCAGCGGCGATCTTGGCTGCTACGGCTCAAAGCTGCACCGAACGCCGCATGTGGATCGTCTCGCGGCGGAGGGCACCAAGTTCACCAGCTTCTATGTGGCCAGCGGTGTCTGCACGCCCAGCCGTGCTGCCTTGATGACGGGCTGCTACCCGCGCCGTGTGGGCATGCACGTGAGCGACACCGGCGGCGCTGTGCTGCAGCCGCTGGCACACAAGGGGCTCAATCCTGACGAGGTCACCATCGCGGAGATTCTGAAAAGCGCGGATTACGCCACCATGTGCATCGGCAAATGGCATCTGGGGGATCAGCCCGCCTTTCTGCCCACGAAGCAGGGCTTTGATGACTTTTTCGGCATCCCCTACAGCGATGACATGACGAAGGACAGAAAGCCGGACGTGTGGCCCGACCTTCCCCTCATGCGCGGAGAAAAGGTGATCGAAGCGCCCGCTGACCGCGACCACCTGGTGAAGCGCTGCACTGAAGAGGCCGTGCGCTTCATCGAGCAGCATGCTGCATCGCCCTTTTTCCTCTACCTGCCGCACACCATGCCCGGCTCCACCGGCCATCCTTTTTCGAGCGAGGGTTTTCGGGGCAAAAGCGCCAATGGTGACTACGGCGACTCCGTGGAGGAGCTGGACTGGAGCACCGGCCAGATCATAGCCGCGCTGGAGAGGCTGAAGATCGCCGATAATACCCTCGTCATTTGGACATCTGACAACGGTGCCGTCAGGCGTAATCCTCCTCAGGGCAGCAATGCCCCTTATCGAGGTGCTGGCTACGATACCTCCGAGGGTGCCATGCGCATGCCATGCGTGATGCGCTGGCCGGGTAAAATTGCCGCTGGTGCCGTGAATGACGCGCTCTGCTCCACCATGGACCTGCTGCCCACGCTGGCCAGCATCGTGGGCAGCAGTCTCCCGCCGCACAAAATCGACGGCCACAACATCTCCGCCATTCTATTCGACGCCGCCAAAACCACTTCGCCCTGGGATGCCGACGGCTTCTTTTACTATCACATGGATCAGCTGCAGGCGGTGCGTGCGGGAGAGTGGAAGCTCTACCTGCCGCTGGATGGCAAATTCAAAAACCTCAGCCGAAAGCCCGAAACCTCACCGCTGGCCTTGTATGATGTGCGTCACGATGTCAGCGAGCAGAACGAGGTCTCCACGCAGCATCCGGACGTGGTTCAGCGTCTCACCCAGCTCGCGGAAAAAGCCCGCGCGGACATCGGCGACATCCACCGCCGGGGCTCCGGGCAGCGCGAGGCCGGAATGGTGGAGAAAGCCGCGCCGCTCTTGCCCTGA
- a CDS encoding TVP38/TMEM64 family protein: protein MTHGSRSLLILILVILAGIIVPFMIWGAQFDQAFSLKGARAWMEGYGSWAWAAGIVLLIADIFLPVPSTVVMSALGWMYGWWLGGLISAAGSMLSGIIAYAACRWLGRGAARWIAGEDGLRKGEEVFEQRGGWLVALSRWMPVLPEAIACLAGLARMRWRVFLPALACGSLPTGFVFAGIGHLGQSEPAWAFALSAIVPVLLWLAAAKVLRR, encoded by the coding sequence ATGACCCATGGCAGCCGCTCGCTCCTTATCCTGATCCTTGTCATCCTGGCGGGAATCATTGTGCCTTTTATGATCTGGGGGGCGCAGTTTGATCAGGCCTTCAGCCTCAAAGGAGCCCGTGCGTGGATGGAAGGTTATGGATCCTGGGCCTGGGCTGCGGGCATCGTACTGCTCATCGCAGACATCTTTCTGCCAGTGCCCTCCACCGTGGTGATGTCGGCCTTGGGCTGGATGTATGGCTGGTGGCTGGGCGGATTGATCAGCGCCGCTGGCTCCATGCTCTCTGGCATCATCGCCTATGCCGCGTGCCGCTGGCTGGGCCGGGGTGCTGCGCGCTGGATCGCGGGCGAGGATGGACTGCGCAAAGGAGAAGAAGTCTTTGAGCAGCGCGGCGGCTGGCTGGTCGCGCTTTCGCGCTGGATGCCTGTGCTGCCGGAGGCCATCGCCTGCCTGGCAGGGCTGGCCCGCATGCGCTGGCGCGTCTTTTTGCCGGCGCTGGCCTGCGGCTCGCTGCCCACCGGTTTTGTCTTTGCGGGCATCGGGCATCTGGGTCAGAGCGAGCCCGCGTGGGCTTTCGCCCTCAGCGCCATCGTCCCGGTCCTGCTCTGGCTGGCGGCTGCCAAAGTTCTCAGGCGCTAG
- a CDS encoding glycosyltransferase family 2 protein — protein sequence MITALPNAQTPPAKHGLRVVAAGKFLQLSDGTPHMLRGVSYGPFKPNSRGEPFPEDDQLAKDLRHIAGLGFNTVRLYEVPTDAVLREAESHELRLMVGIPWSEHVDFLADRTLCREIEARVASACARLREHSCITAFLVGNEIEKTLVRWMKPRRVRAFIEKLIDTARSNAPHTLVSYATYPSTGYLVPRNADFLAVNVYLETADAFRACLSQLQNLAGHQPLILTEHGLDVAAHGVERQAETLRWQHEYLQRSGCAGSVWFSYTDEWYRGGREVTDWQFGLVDHGRNERAACTVLRGLPSLMPAPDVPPRISVVICTRNGAATLSACLSSMSELRYPDYEVLLIDDGSRQRIAEIAKSFPQVRYHYQEHAGLSVARNTGARLASGSIIAYTDDDCLAHPDWLLHLSHAFTDENVAAAGGPNIPPPPRNRIERVVAAAPGAPAHVLLDDTEAEHLPGCNLAIRKEALELVGGFQEEFRTAGDDVDICWRLRETGRRLVFVPGAMVWHHRRFSVRAYLTQQHGYGRAEALLMKKHPERFGYLGGARWRGGIYGDQNPADHPVEGSIFHGPYGLGAFQVIYASSSFRWWEWLTGVLWPALLMLALVFHQPWLALGVLAFACWAAWQVSVRNAAASGIHGVANRLLLWWLSFLQPVVREWARLRGMLTLGARPSRHPLLPDIIPPVRPHKITFSLGTLRFWSEDGVGREQWLNEMRKSFRTAHVIFREDDGWRWFDFEAWPWAEVSRAYMSVTEFHSEGRCLTRVKLLLRIRRSLGWHLILWLIVAAILMAAGLHSLLVLGLLATLGFVLLVPLGVWYVRREMLSMTRAAAIKAGMTEMR from the coding sequence ATGATCACCGCTCTGCCGAACGCCCAAACTCCACCCGCGAAGCACGGGCTGCGTGTGGTGGCTGCGGGCAAATTTCTACAGCTAAGTGACGGAACACCGCACATGCTGCGGGGAGTGAGCTACGGGCCATTCAAGCCCAACTCACGTGGCGAACCCTTTCCAGAAGATGACCAGCTGGCCAAAGACTTGCGCCACATCGCGGGGCTGGGATTTAACACCGTGCGACTGTATGAAGTGCCGACCGATGCCGTGCTGCGAGAGGCCGAGTCGCATGAGCTGCGGCTGATGGTGGGCATCCCGTGGAGCGAGCATGTGGACTTTCTGGCAGACAGGACGCTCTGCCGTGAGATCGAGGCCCGGGTGGCCTCAGCCTGTGCCCGACTGCGAGAGCATTCATGCATCACGGCTTTTCTGGTGGGAAATGAGATCGAGAAGACGCTCGTGCGCTGGATGAAACCCCGGCGGGTGCGGGCCTTCATCGAAAAGCTCATCGACACCGCGCGGAGCAACGCACCGCATACTCTGGTGAGCTATGCCACCTATCCCTCCACCGGCTATCTGGTGCCGAGGAATGCGGACTTTCTGGCGGTGAATGTGTACCTGGAGACGGCGGACGCCTTCCGCGCCTGCCTGTCACAACTGCAAAATCTGGCGGGGCACCAGCCTCTGATCCTCACCGAGCACGGGCTGGATGTGGCGGCGCATGGCGTGGAGCGGCAGGCTGAGACGCTGCGCTGGCAGCATGAATACCTGCAGCGCAGCGGCTGCGCGGGAAGCGTGTGGTTTTCCTACACCGACGAATGGTACCGTGGCGGGCGCGAGGTGACTGACTGGCAGTTTGGCCTTGTGGATCATGGAAGAAATGAGCGTGCCGCCTGCACCGTGCTGCGTGGTTTGCCCAGCCTCATGCCTGCACCCGATGTGCCTCCGCGCATCTCAGTGGTGATCTGCACGCGGAACGGCGCAGCCACTTTGAGTGCATGCCTGAGCTCGATGTCCGAGCTGCGCTACCCGGATTATGAAGTGCTGTTGATCGATGACGGGTCGCGGCAGCGGATCGCGGAGATCGCCAAAAGTTTCCCTCAAGTACGCTACCACTATCAGGAGCATGCGGGACTGAGCGTGGCTCGCAACACGGGCGCACGGCTGGCTAGCGGGAGCATCATCGCCTACACGGATGACGACTGCCTGGCACACCCGGACTGGCTGCTGCACCTGAGCCATGCGTTTACCGATGAAAACGTGGCAGCAGCAGGCGGGCCAAACATCCCGCCGCCGCCGCGCAACCGCATCGAGCGCGTGGTGGCCGCTGCCCCGGGAGCTCCGGCGCATGTGCTGCTGGACGACACAGAGGCCGAGCACCTGCCAGGATGCAATCTGGCCATCCGCAAAGAGGCGCTGGAACTGGTGGGCGGCTTTCAGGAAGAATTCAGAACGGCGGGCGATGATGTGGACATCTGCTGGCGGCTGCGCGAGACGGGGCGCAGGCTGGTGTTTGTACCAGGAGCGATGGTCTGGCATCACCGCCGCTTCAGCGTCCGCGCATATCTGACACAGCAGCATGGCTATGGCCGCGCTGAGGCGCTGCTGATGAAGAAGCACCCGGAGCGCTTTGGCTATCTGGGCGGCGCGCGCTGGCGCGGGGGCATCTATGGAGATCAAAATCCGGCGGATCATCCAGTGGAAGGCAGCATCTTTCATGGGCCGTATGGGCTGGGGGCATTTCAGGTGATTTATGCCTCCTCCAGCTTCCGCTGGTGGGAATGGCTGACAGGCGTGCTGTGGCCCGCTCTGCTGATGCTGGCGCTCGTCTTCCACCAGCCATGGCTGGCGCTGGGTGTGCTGGCCTTTGCCTGCTGGGCGGCATGGCAGGTGAGCGTGCGCAATGCGGCTGCGTCAGGCATCCATGGCGTGGCCAACCGGCTGCTTCTGTGGTGGCTGAGCTTTCTGCAGCCCGTGGTACGCGAGTGGGCACGGCTGCGCGGCATGCTGACGCTGGGCGCCAGACCCAGCCGGCATCCGCTGCTGCCAGACATCATTCCTCCGGTGAGGCCGCATAAGATCACCTTTAGCCTGGGTACGCTGCGCTTCTGGAGTGAAGACGGTGTGGGCCGCGAGCAGTGGCTGAATGAAATGCGCAAGTCCTTCCGCACGGCACATGTGATCTTCCGTGAGGATGATGGGTGGCGGTGGTTTGACTTTGAGGCCTGGCCCTGGGCGGAGGTTTCTCGGGCGTATATGAGCGTGACAGAATTTCATTCCGAGGGCCGCTGCCTCACTCGGGTGAAGCTGCTGCTGCGCATCCGACGCAGTCTGGGCTGGCATCTCATTCTGTGGCTGATCGTGGCGGCCATCCTGATGGCAGCGGGTCTGCACTCGCTGCTGGTGCTGGGACTGCTGGCGACTCTCGGCTTTGTGCTGCTGGTGCCTCTGGGTGTATGGTATGTGCGCCGGGAGATGCTCAGCATGACGCGTGCCGCAGCCATCAAAGCTGGAATGACGGAAATGCGCTAG
- a CDS encoding helix-turn-helix domain-containing protein, with amino-acid sequence MPATFGQMLTAAREKRGLTIEDAAHETRIPAQRLRYLESGNIAAFGSMTYARSFIRQYSEFLEVDSTSMLEGLPEGVLGGERDYRYLTQSQGQWLREREKPVERITAPASRRVRSIKSPLPAGIAVFVVVLAGTAMWGHHMAEMRRKVDPAALKALPVEDVAPAAETASKEGMADLKARHVSLPVKKTPSVN; translated from the coding sequence ATGCCTGCTACCTTTGGACAGATGCTGACCGCTGCGCGTGAAAAGCGCGGTCTGACCATCGAGGATGCCGCGCACGAGACTCGCATCCCGGCGCAGCGTCTGCGCTATCTGGAGTCAGGAAACATCGCTGCATTTGGCAGCATGACCTATGCGCGTTCGTTCATCCGCCAGTACAGCGAATTTCTCGAGGTGGACTCCACCTCCATGCTGGAAGGCCTGCCCGAGGGAGTACTGGGAGGAGAGCGTGATTACCGCTATCTGACCCAATCTCAGGGGCAGTGGCTGCGCGAGCGCGAAAAGCCCGTGGAACGCATCACAGCGCCTGCATCACGACGCGTCCGATCCATTAAATCTCCGCTGCCAGCAGGGATCGCGGTGTTTGTGGTTGTGCTGGCTGGAACCGCGATGTGGGGACACCACATGGCGGAAATGCGACGCAAAGTGGATCCTGCAGCACTGAAAGCCCTGCCAGTGGAAGATGTAGCCCCTGCCGCAGAAACCGCCTCCAAGGAAGGAATGGCGGACTTGAAAGCCAGGCATGTAAGCTTACCGGTAAAGAAGACGCCCTCCGTAAATTGA
- a CDS encoding helix-turn-helix transcriptional regulator: protein MSKTPLLQLPAAVWRTLRCEWLWVYRGPVPQAEVWSAEIPVPAGVFFVERGEVRIRTEGREIMVPRGQAFFSSPQLRRHWFAPGTHLLSVGFRCQWPDGTSLFRNALNFAAAAPELRKATLRLFAVIHGQKKEVTYREATADSTFTSQQWTAREAAFAVWFAAWMETLHKIGAEPKPRTQTRRRVNHLVSWLQSLPLDQTSPTLPPDFPIGIRRAEQLLQQEFGIGLRAFMEQRRLNAARERIVTDHATLKEIAFALGFRHASHFTAWFRRHTGASPSEYRIAGVEQAA from the coding sequence ATGTCAAAAACTCCGCTTCTCCAGCTCCCCGCCGCCGTCTGGCGCACCCTGCGCTGCGAGTGGCTGTGGGTCTATCGGGGCCCAGTGCCGCAGGCGGAGGTCTGGTCTGCAGAGATCCCCGTGCCGGCGGGTGTTTTCTTTGTGGAGCGCGGAGAGGTCCGCATTCGTACTGAGGGGCGGGAGATCATGGTGCCTCGTGGTCAGGCCTTTTTTTCCTCGCCACAGCTGCGGCGTCACTGGTTTGCACCAGGCACGCATCTCCTCTCTGTGGGGTTTCGTTGTCAGTGGCCGGACGGCACCTCACTCTTTCGCAATGCCCTCAATTTTGCCGCCGCTGCGCCCGAGCTCCGCAAAGCCACGCTCCGCCTCTTTGCCGTCATCCACGGTCAAAAGAAAGAGGTCACCTATCGCGAGGCCACGGCGGACTCCACTTTCACATCACAGCAATGGACCGCGCGCGAGGCTGCGTTCGCGGTCTGGTTCGCTGCATGGATGGAGACACTGCATAAAATAGGCGCTGAGCCTAAACCGCGGACGCAGACTCGCCGTCGCGTAAACCATCTCGTCAGCTGGCTGCAGTCTCTGCCGCTCGATCAGACGTCGCCGACACTTCCGCCAGATTTCCCTATCGGCATCCGACGCGCTGAGCAGCTTTTGCAGCAGGAGTTTGGCATCGGCCTGCGTGCCTTCATGGAGCAAAGGCGGCTGAATGCCGCACGCGAGCGTATTGTGACAGACCATGCTACGCTTAAAGAAATCGCCTTCGCTCTTGGCTTTCGCCACGCCTCCCATTTCACCGCGTGGTTCCGCCGTCACACGGGTGCTTCGCCTTCAGAATATCGAATCGCGGGCGTGGAGCAGGCGGCTTAA